In Nitrospirota bacterium, the DNA window ATTTTCCATTTTTATCAAAGCACTGGACCCTGAAGTTCAGGGTGTCTGATACATAAAGATTCCCATCTCTCGCAATGGTAATAAAGGTTGGGAAATTAAACTGTCCATTGCCGTTCCCCTTTTCTCCAAAAGAGAATTTATACTGGCCGTCAGTTGTATAGACATGGATTTTACAGGCGAGGGTATCCACTATATAAATGAGCCCTGCTGCCCTGTCTATAGCAATACCTGTTGGCCTCTGAAATGCATCCTTGGTGCCAATATCCCTTAAATATTTGCCATCACTTGAGAATACATATACCCCCCTCAATACAGAGTCTGACACAAATATATTGCCATCTTTATCTGTGCCAACACTGATGGGAGATGCAAAGCGGCTGGATTTAGTGCCTTCGATAAGCGTATATTTTTCATTTGTGAGGTCAAAGATATGAACTGATAGAGATGCAGTATCTGTAATATAGAGCCTGCCTTTATCGTCAGTTGTTATGCCAAATGGTTTTGTTATTTCTTCTACTTTCTTGCCGGCAATGAACTCCCAGACTTTCCTGAAAAAGCCTTTCTTAATCCCGATGTCATCTGGCCTCTTTATGCTCTGGATAAACTCAATCTTTGGTTCATAAGGTGGCGGAGGCCATACCGACTTTTCCTTCGGGGTGTTAATGGCGTTCTTTCCTGACCCCATACCAAGACTTATGATGGAAACCAGGATTATTACTATTAAAAGAGCGCCCTTAACCTTGTTCATTTCACCGTTCATGGCTTTAATTATACCTGAATTCTGATAGTTTTTTCATAAAAGCCATACTTAAGTTTTCCAAGTCTCTCAGGGGCTTTTCGCCATAAGATGGGTCTCCTGTGCTTGCAGCTACGGTCTTCATATTTTTCTGGATGTCATTTAAGGTAGCAAGCCGTTCTCTTATGGCAA includes these proteins:
- a CDS encoding 6-bladed beta-propeller, whose translation is MNKVKGALLIVIILVSIISLGMGSGKNAINTPKEKSVWPPPPYEPKIEFIQSIKRPDDIGIKKGFFRKVWEFIAGKKVEEITKPFGITTDDKGRLYITDTASLSVHIFDLTNEKYTLIEGTKSSRFASPISVGTDKDGNIFVSDSVLRGVYVFSSDGKYLRDIGTKDAFQRPTGIAIDRAAGLIYIVDTLACKIHVYTTDGQYKFSFGEKGNGNGQFNFPTFITIARDGNLYVSDTLNFRVQCFDKNGKFILKFGKLGNGTGDMANPRGIALDSDGNIYVVDSIFEAVQVFDRQGQLLLVFGRSGIRSGEFAIPSGIYIDQNNKIYIADSYNSRVQVFKYLKAADTKVHGTKGTEK